The genomic stretch AAAGGCAGATGAGTTTATAAAGAAAAAGATAGCAAGATATTCAAAAGAGGTTAAAATTAAAAAGACAAAATACATATTTCCAAACAAATTTAGCCTTTCTGGAATTTCATATTATAACCCTGCATTTTCCATAAAAGGTGATGGTTTATTAGAGGTAGGCATTGAAGGGTCTGTTAAGGTTATCCTTTTTCAGCCTTATTTTTCCATAAAAAGGGATTTTTTTAAGAAAAAAAGGAAGATAAGCCTTCCAAACATAGAAATTAAGGTTATTGGAGGAGGTGGAGAGATAGCCGGGTTTGGAATGTTTAATGATGTAAGTGGAAGCCTTAAAAACAGAAGGTTTCGTTTTAATGGTTGTGGACTTGGTGGAAAAGCAAGTATAGACGGCACATCCGATAGCTTTACAGCCTATATAAAAGATGCAAAGGCAAGCCTTCTTCCATACCTTCCTCAAGTTCCAAAGAAAGGAAATGTAGATATTACCATTAAAAAAGAGGCTTATTTGAAAATTATAGGAGAGCTAAAGGATTGCTCAATAAAAAATGCAAAAAATATCAAAGGAAACCTTGAATGGAAAAATGGAATAACCACAGGAAGGCTTTCATTTTTATGGGATAACCTTTTTTTTAAAGCCAATTTTAAGGAAAAAAATGGCTTTTATAATATAACAGGCAATACATCTTACAAAAAAAATATCTTCCCATTTTCTATTGATGGTGTATTAAAGGATGATGTTTTTAAGATAAAAGAAGGATATATAAATAATACAAGGTTTTCTGGAGATATAGGAGAGGATATTTCTCTTTATCTTAAATTTGACAATGCTAATTGCCTAGCTTTAATTCATCCCATTTTTAAAGGCGTTATATTAAATGGATGTGGAACAATTACAGGAAACCTTGAAAAACCAAATATTTTTGGATGCCTTACCCTAAAAAGGGATAATGAAACCCTTGATATATCAATAAATGGCGACAATAACATCCTTTTCCTTAACACAGGCACAATTTCTCTTTCTGGAAGCAACATTGCATCAAGCTCAAATGGAACAATCTCTCTTAAACCAATGCTTTTATCCTTAAATTTTATCAAACCTGTTTTATTTGAGGATGGAAACATTGAATGGGATGGAAAAGCCTTTGTCGCTTCTTTAGTGTCAGAAAAAAGGAGGCTTTTTCTTAAAAAAGAGGGAGAAAAACCAACAATGTTTAGATATGCTGACCTTGTAAAACAGATTCCTTTGGATTTATCAGGAAAAATAGTTTTTGAGAAGGAAAAGCAAAAGATTATTATAGAATATGGAAAATTTGGAGAAATTCCTATAAATCAGGGCTTATGCAATATTAAATTAGAAAATGGAATTTTTATAGAAAACCTTGAGCTTTTGGTGGATGGAATAACATCCATTTATTCGCAATTTAAGGTAGAAGAAGATAAAATAGACGCACCAATTCTTATAACAAATATAAAAACAGAAAGATTTTTAAAAAACCTTAAAGCAAAGGTAGATTTTAAGGGAAGGCTTATCGGCTCTCTAAAAAAACCATCCATATTTGGACAAATTTATTCTACATGGCCAAAGATCATCGCTGATATAATGATAATTGAGGATACCCTTGCTATAAAAAATGCAAGGGTTAATAACACAGAATTTGAACTTGAGGTTTTCCTTCCCTCAAAAACCCTATCAGGCTTTGCAGGGTTTAATAATGAAGATATTTCAAAAATCTCCAATATCTTCCTTCTACCTCCCCATATCTCTGGAATAGCAAACGGAAGTGCCACATTTTCTGGATTTCTCTATAACCCAGAGATTACAGGAAACATTAAGGTCTTAAATCCAACATTCTTTCAAGGTATAAATAGCGATTCCTTTAGCCTTTGTTTTAAGATAAAGGATAAGGCTCTTTCATCAAAAGGATATGTTGGCATTGATAATAGATTCCTCTCTTTTGATACAAGTATTTCTTCTAATGGAGAGATTGAAAGTAAAGGAAATGCTTCTTCCTTTAAAATTGCCGAGCTTCCAATAAATGGCTCTTTCTCATTTAATGGTTTATATAGGGATAAGACAATGGATGGCACGCTTTCTACAAGAAATATTGTTATATCGGGCTATAGAATTCCTGACATTACAGAAGCTATGCAATATCAGGAATTAGAAGGGTTAAATCTTTCTGGTATGGTCTCTGGGTCTATAAAAAAAGGTGTTTGTAACCTTGTTGTTTCTTTTGATAATTTACAAATAGGTCCTGCCAAAGTTACAGGAAAGATTACAGCAAAGGGAGAGGTAAG from bacterium encodes the following:
- a CDS encoding translocation/assembly module TamB domain-containing protein, whose translation is MRFIAILLFVPLLSYPKGISGWIEKKADEFIKKKIARYSKEVKIKKTKYIFPNKFSLSGISYYNPAFSIKGDGLLEVGIEGSVKVILFQPYFSIKRDFFKKKRKISLPNIEIKVIGGGGEIAGFGMFNDVSGSLKNRRFRFNGCGLGGKASIDGTSDSFTAYIKDAKASLLPYLPQVPKKGNVDITIKKEAYLKIIGELKDCSIKNAKNIKGNLEWKNGITTGRLSFLWDNLFFKANFKEKNGFYNITGNTSYKKNIFPFSIDGVLKDDVFKIKEGYINNTRFSGDIGEDISLYLKFDNANCLALIHPIFKGVILNGCGTITGNLEKPNIFGCLTLKRDNETLDISINGDNNILFLNTGTISLSGSNIASSSNGTISLKPMLLSLNFIKPVLFEDGNIEWDGKAFVASLVSEKRRLFLKKEGEKPTMFRYADLVKQIPLDLSGKIVFEKEKQKIIIEYGKFGEIPINQGLCNIKLENGIFIENLELLVDGITSIYSQFKVEEDKIDAPILITNIKTERFLKNLKAKVDFKGRLIGSLKKPSIFGQIYSTWPKIIADIMIIEDTLAIKNARVNNTEFELEVFLPSKTLSGFAGFNNEDISKISNIFLLPPHISGIANGSATFSGFLYNPEITGNIKVLNPTFFQGINSDSFSLCFKIKDKALSSKGYVGIDNRFLSFDTSISSNGEIESKGNASSFKIAELPINGSFSFNGLYRDKTMDGTLSTRNIVISGYRIPDITEAMQYQELEGLNLSGMVSGSIKKGVCNLVVSFDNLQIGPAKVTGKITAKGEVRDLEISGEISIAGSNLSFPIFQEPFDDVSCRLAIDDEDIRVMSFTGKTKKTKISLQQIKDNTFEVKTNGEPIKIDIPGIIKGEALAELIIENIEGGLVSRGKIIVSNARFTYPPEKQGLGTGFLDQFIYGPQIEAGHNVWFYNEFCNVEIEKGGWLKLIKEKDIIKPSGSCHSKRGMVEYLSSNFSIGSADFEFRDGIPYLTGYADTTIDSIPLRLSHQGMISLPIELSLSSPSFPEKNQDELIKIIQGKKERPSGIIASLVGKRIAKGLVSSVRSLTRLDLEVITPFPENIFQGTQTYSYGLIGTEVKIGRYLTKRIYLIYEGKIEDYESEKYRYKHRIGFEYDIGKRTRIKYLYTPESEKRNSEYEIGIRKAISF